The sequence TAAATCTTGTCAAATACCGCAGTAAACTTTTCATCAACTTCAACATCTTTATGGTAATGACCAAAAAACCATTTTTTACATGCCACACTGTTTTTTATCTTTTCCAGAAAATCTGTAAGTTGATTGATTTCATATGTTGGAGCAATTTTATCTTGAACAGATGTCGGGGCAGAATGGGTTATCACATAATCAAATTCAGAATTATTCTTTTTAAGATTTTCTTCTGCAGTACTATACTCTTTTTCGCTTGGCATTTCATCTTTCCACCAGTTTTTGCCTTCGGTTCGGTGCTCTTTGTCGTGCGAACTTGCCCCGCCAAATACGAAGAACTTCTTTCCGTCAATATGATATACTTCGCCTCTGATTAAATGATATATGCCATCATCAACTTTGTGTGCAATACTACCACCAAAATCTACTGTTGGGAGATTATAAAGCATCTCAAAATTTTCGTGATTGCCATCGATAAAAAGTGTCGTGAAATTTTTACTTTTCAACCACTTTATCCAATATTTTTCTTCATTACTACCGTCCCACACGCCACCAAAATCACCACATATTATCACATAATCATTTTTGGTCATTTCTTTTTGCTCTGGAAAACGTTTAGTGGAAAGTTTCTGTATATCGACTGGTATGTGTGTATCTCCTGTAATATATATCATTTTATGTTCCCTCAATGTATAAAAGTATTATTTATATCAGACAATCTTTATTGCAAGATAATTATACTATATAATTACTAATAATTCAAGAATGCAGATATATTTATTATATTTCCTTTTCTAACATTTTTCTAGCACTTTTCTAGCGAAAACCCAAAAAAGCTATTTAAAAGTGGCAATACCAAATCTGCTAGAACAGCAAAGGCTTTGAAGGTTTTTAACCCCTCAAAGCCTTGATTTTATGCGGTTTTTATCGCTTTTTAACTTCTTCTAACTTCCGCTTATTTCGTCTATCTAAAAAGACTGTCTAACAGCTCGAAATCGTTTTGTCCGCAAGGGCACGTGGGTTCGAATCCCACCTTCTCCGCCATGGCAAGGTTTTGTATAGTCAAAACCTTGCTTTTTGTATAACGAAAACCACCTGTATATCAGGTGGTTTGTTGGTTGTTATTATTATAGATATATTACTTTTCTATTTCATACGGCCAGTCGATAATACCACCGAATTCTTTTACATTGGTATAACCAAGCTTTGCAAGGCTTTCGGCTGCAATTTTGCTTCTGCGACCTGATCTGCAATACACAAGAATCTGTACATCCTTGTCGGGGAGCATTTCTTCTGACCTTTCTTCGATTTCGGTATATGGGATAAGAATTGCGCCAGGGATATGACCGTTATCGTATTCATCTTGTTCTCTTACATCAAGAATTATATATTCTTCCCCTGAGGTCATTATATTTTTGGCATTTTGTTGTGTTATTACTTTATACATTGCTTTTTCTCCTTTTTTGGAAACTATAATCGAAGTTGGGCCATCTGCACCTCCGATAATTCCTATACTTGTATCATTTGCACAAGCACAGAGCAATATACAAATACATATAATACATAATAATTTCTTCATATCGTTACCTTTTTTACTCTTTATAGTCTCCTCTTTCAAATGAAATTTCATATCCTATTTTTTTCATTTCATCATTTAAGATTTTAAGGCTTTCGGCTCCTTCTGCGCCTGTTGAAAGTTTACCGTTATAGAGAGTATATTTATCTCTTTTATCATAAGGAGAGAGGTTTGGCATTATAACATTCGCTCCTGCTTTTATTCCCTCTTCTCTGCCATTTGGAGACACTGAATTTAGTGCTGTGGTGGCAGGGATAAGGGCTTTATTACATAAAAGCCTTAAAATTCCTATTATAAAAGTTGTAAGTTTATAACTACCGTTTTCAAAATTTAAAAACGGGGTATCTTTATGGCTGATATACGGGCCGACGCCTATCATATGAGGTTTAAACTCTTTTATAAACATAATATCTTCTGCTATATTTGTAAGAGTCTGATAAGGGGCGCCTACCATAAACCCACAGCCTACCTGATATCCGATTTTTTTAAGGTTATAAAGACATTCGACTCTGTTTTTAATACTCATATTTTCAGGATGAAGTTTTGAGTAATGCTCACTGTTTATACTCTCATGCCTTAAAAGATATCTATTAGCTCCACAGTCAAAAAACTTTTTATAAGAGTCATAAGATTTTTCGCCCATAGAAAGTGTTATTGCGCAATCTGGGTATTTATTTCTTATTTCAGATATAATCTCACAGGTTAAATCATCTGTAAAATATCCGTCTTCCCCACCCTGAAGTACAAAGGTGCGAAAGCCAAGATTATATCCTTTTTCACAACAGATAAGTATTTCTTCTTTTGAGAGCCTGTATCTTTCCAAATTAAGATTGCTTTTTCTTATTCCGCAATAGAAACAGTCATTCTTACAATAGTTTGAATACTCTATAAGACCTCTTATATATATTTTGTTTGAAAAATTATTTAAAGTTACTTCTTTTGATTTATCAAACAAATAATTTCTTACTGATTGGTCATTACTGCTTTTAAGAAGATTAAGACATTCATCAAACGAAATATTTTGTTTTTCATATAAATTATCAATAGTTTTAAAAACAGTCATACTATATTATAGTTCCTCCGCCGACAACGATATCGCCATTATAAAAGACTACTGCCTGACCTTTGGTTATTGCTCTTTGAGGTTTATCAAATTTAACAAGCACATCTCCGTTATCAAGCATAGTAAGTGTTGCCGGTTCTTCTTTTTGTTTATATCTTGTTTTGGCTGTTACTCTTAAGTTATCCTCTGGCTTATCAAAGGGAATAAAGTTAACATCGGTTGCTACCAAGGTATCGCTCATAAGGTCGTCCGAATAGCCTAAGACTACTTTGTTATTTAAAATATCTTTTTCGCATACAAACATAGAAGATTTTAAAGATAAGCCAAGACCTTTTCTCTGGCCTATGGTATAATTTATAATTCCTTTATGCTTACCCAAAACATTCCCTGACTTATCTACAAATTCCCCAGGGACACTTTTTACTCCCAGATATTCTTCAATAAATTCACCGTATTTTCCGT is a genomic window of Clostridia bacterium containing:
- a CDS encoding metallophosphoesterase codes for the protein MIYITGDTHIPVDIQKLSTKRFPEQKEMTKNDYVIICGDFGGVWDGSNEEKYWIKWLKSKNFTTLFIDGNHENFEMLYNLPTVDFGGSIAHKVDDGIYHLIRGEVYHIDGKKFFVFGGASSHDKEHRTEGKNWWKDEMPSEKEYSTAEENLKKNNSEFDYVITHSAPTSVQDKIAPTYEINQLTDFLEKIKNSVACKKWFFGHYHKDVEVDEKFTAVFDKI
- a CDS encoding rhodanese-like domain-containing protein, encoding MKKLLCIICICILLCACANDTSIGIIGGADGPTSIIVSKKGEKAMYKVITQQNAKNIMTSGEEYIILDVREQDEYDNGHIPGAILIPYTEIEERSEEMLPDKDVQILVYCRSGRRSKIAAESLAKLGYTNVKEFGGIIDWPYEIEK
- the hydE gene encoding [FeFe] hydrogenase H-cluster radical SAM maturase HydE, whose amino-acid sequence is MTVFKTIDNLYEKQNISFDECLNLLKSSNDQSVRNYLFDKSKEVTLNNFSNKIYIRGLIEYSNYCKNDCFYCGIRKSNLNLERYRLSKEEILICCEKGYNLGFRTFVLQGGEDGYFTDDLTCEIISEIRNKYPDCAITLSMGEKSYDSYKKFFDCGANRYLLRHESINSEHYSKLHPENMSIKNRVECLYNLKKIGYQVGCGFMVGAPYQTLTNIAEDIMFIKEFKPHMIGVGPYISHKDTPFLNFENGSYKLTTFIIGILRLLCNKALIPATTALNSVSPNGREEGIKAGANVIMPNLSPYDKRDKYTLYNGKLSTGAEGAESLKILNDEMKKIGYEISFERGDYKE